Genomic window (Deltaproteobacteria bacterium):
ATAACAGAGGCTTAAGCTTCCAGTAAAGAAACCTGGGTTAGGTTGATAGTTATTTATTACTTAATTTATGGAACTAATAGAAAAACTTATCTTTTTTCCAAAATTTTGTCAAAATATATTTTTAAATCATATTGGGAAAGGGAACATACATCGTATCCCTCTGGTCAAGCTTTGGATATTGGGTCGGGGTGGTATGAAAGAGCTCCGTGCTTGGCTGGAGCAATGGTCGAGGACGGCGTAGAGCCTTCACCGAGCATGGTTTACACGATAGATAGCGGGTGGCCCCGACAACTTTTGTTGTCGGGGTGCGTCAGCACAAGAGGTCTGCTTATGGCGCTCATCCTAAGGTGGTCGGATTTGTCTAGACAAATCCGACTACCTTAACCTTTTCCCTTTAACCATTTTGGGTCATATGCTATCCTGGCGGTAAATCAAATCATCATACAGATTACCGAAACGGGGTGTTCACTCTGGGTATCCAGCAATTCATGATTGAAACAGTGGAGGCTAAGCTAAAAAGGTTTAATACCAGGGAAGAACTTGATTTATGTGGAATCAGTTTGCTAACCAGAATAGCAGAAAGGTGGACCATGAATTGGATTAGGATTTGTGTAGCATTCCTTTTCTTTGCTGTAGGGCCTCCTGTTTATGCAGGCAGTTATGAGGACGGCGTTACAGCTTATGATAAAGGTGACTATGCCACAGCGGCTCGTGAGTACCGCAAGGCCGCTGAGCAGGGTCATGCTGATGCCCAGTATATACTCGGGGTAATGTATAATTTCGGGAAGGGTGTTCCTGAAAACTACACAGAAGCGATCAAATGGTATCGTAAGGCCGCTGAGCAGGGTCATGCTGATGCCCAGCATAACGTCGGTATAATGTACTATCTTGGTCTTGGTGTTCCTCAAGATGATGCTAAAGCCATTAAGTGGTTTCGTAAAGCGGCAGTACAAGGAGCGGCCTCTGGTCAGTTTTTTCTTGGGTCGATGTATGCATCGGGTAAAGGTGTCTTTAAAAGCGATACCGAGGCCATCAAATGGTACCGAAAGGCCGCTGAGCAGGGGCACACGGACGCTCAATATTGCCTTGGATATATGTATTATCATGGTCAGAGGGTACCCCAAAACTATGTTCAGGCTCATTTGTGGTTTAACTTGGCGGCATCTCAAGGACACAATCATGCCAAAAAAGGACGAGATTTAGTAGTGGTAAAAATGACTCCTGCCCAGATTGCGGAGGCCCAGGAGCTCGCCCAGAAATGGTTCAAGGAGCATAATAACTAGCTCCATTCCTGAAGACTGAATATGCCCAATAAGCCCCGTAGCCTAGGGGCTTCCGAAGGTAGTAAAAAGAAGGCAGAGCCACGGAGCCCTGCCCTGAAAGCTTTCAATATAAGGTCTTGTTAATTTTCAAGCTTCCTCCTGATTCCAGCCAGGCCGATTAATCCGCTTCCGAGAAGGAGGATGGTGGCGGGTACGGGTACGGCGGGGGATGTAGTAAAAATACCATCGGCATCATAGCTGGCGTCATAAAGCAGAAGTCGGCTGGGGCCGTCGACTGGGAAATCTAATAGAACCAAATCGCCATATGGTGTAAAGGCCATCCCATAGATTATCCCAACACCAGGGTCAAAGACCGTTGTCAGTCCAGTTCCATCTGGAGCAATTTCCTTTATAACTCCACCAGAGTCAGCAAAGAATAAATTTCCGGAATTAGGATTAAATCCTAAGGCCCAGGCCGCTCCACCCATATTAATTTGGCTGAGAATCGTGCCATTAGCAGGATCGATTTCAGTAATACCTCCAGGGCTGGTAACTGCTGACACCCAGATTCGGTCGGTAACTGGGTCAACTGTCAGACTATTAGGATCTTCAGAATTATCGCCCGGACCGAATAGGTCAAATGGTCCCATCGTTACATGACCGTTGATGTCAGTTTCAAAAAAAGCGTCATAGGTGATGAGGGTTCCTCCAGCATCATCATCGCTGACGTGGAGAATGCGACCAGTGGCGGGATTGTATTCTGAACCGTGGTTGTCTATACGAATACCGTTACCTAAAGCAAACGAACCAAGGAGGGTGGAGGTTATTGGGTCAATGCGATGGTATTGTTCATCAACATAGTTGGCGAGGTAGAGTTCATCGCCCACTACATCAACCTCAATAGTTGCAGGATTTCCAATTAAAGGGGTTAAATCTATGATCTTTACCAAAGAAAAACTGGCTGCATGAGTTTGCGCTGAAATGGTGAATATGATTGCGAATGAGATCAAAAGCACTCCAAAACTTCTGATGATTTTATCTATCTTTTTCATTACGTTTCCCCTCCTCAGAGCACTTGGCTTGCGCCATTTAATTTTTAATTTCATCCATTAAACCAAAAACGTGTAAAACTGTCAATCAGGCAAGAATATGAATTTCCTTGATTCTTTTACTCAGGGCCGTAAGCCTCTGGGCCATAAAAAAACCACCATAATTCAAGGATTTTTCTGAAATTAGAAAAATAGCCGTTTTCCGCCAGTTAAAGAGATTTTAAAGAGTTAGGGTGTTGAATCGTTTTAAATCATGGCGAATCATAAAAAAGGCCGCACCCTGGCTGCACCCCGCACCCGCGGGGTTTTTATTGGCTTCCAGGAGGCATTTTAGAGTATAATAGACACATTTACGAGTACGGTTGGCTGTTAAAGGTAAATTCGCTTCGTGGTGGGCGAAAATATAATTTTTAAACACCTGAGAATTTACGCATGAAAGAGCAACTACAATCTTGGGTGCTTGACCTCTACGCCTGGGCTTCCACTGCTCCAGTATTTATACAGGTCGCTCTTATTGATTAGATAAGTATCTGAAATCATTTATAAGAAAAAATAATACTTGACATTTTTCATTAAAGATGTATGCTTTGTACAGAAAGGATAGTTTGTACAAATAGCGAACGATGAAAGGAGCGGTACAATGGCTAGTTATCCTCTAGGGGCGGCTAGGAGTAATTTTACGGAAATAATTAACAAGGTTACTTATGGTGGCGAAAGAATAACAATAACTAAATATGGTAAAGATGCGGCTGCTATTGTATCGTTGGATGATTTGAATCTGTTGGAAGCCATCGAAACACAAATTGATATTAAGGAAGCTTTGGAAGCATTAAAAGAACCAGGTTCTACACCCTGGGAGCAAGTGAAAAAGGATTTGAATTTATAGTTTGTGTCATACAAGATTAAATTAAAACCCGTAGCCGTTAAGCAGTTATTGAAACTTGAACCGAGGTTCCAGGCTCAAATAAGCAGAAAAATAGATGCATTAGCCGAAGAGCCTCGGCCAGCAGGCGTTGAGAAATTAGCTGAAGCTGAGCGTCTTTATCGCATACGTTCTGGCAATTATCGAATTATTTATCAACTCAATGATGACGAGTCTCTTGTGTTGGTTGTTAGAATAGGCGATAGAAAAGAAATATATAAGAAATTAGCTGTTCTGATAGATTAATCAAACCCCACCCCTACTTATCCCCGGCTCTGT
Coding sequences:
- a CDS encoding VPLPA-CTERM sorting domain-containing protein, which gives rise to MKKIDKIIRSFGVLLISFAIIFTISAQTHAASFSLVKIIDLTPLIGNPATIEVDVVGDELYLANYVDEQYHRIDPITSTLLGSFALGNGIRIDNHGSEYNPATGRILHVSDDDAGGTLITYDAFFETDINGHVTMGPFDLFGPGDNSEDPNSLTVDPVTDRIWVSAVTSPGGITEIDPANGTILSQINMGGAAWALGFNPNSGNLFFADSGGVIKEIAPDGTGLTTVFDPGVGIIYGMAFTPYGDLVLLDFPVDGPSRLLLYDASYDADGIFTTSPAVPVPATILLLGSGLIGLAGIRRKLEN
- a CDS encoding type II toxin-antitoxin system Phd/YefM family antitoxin — protein: MASYPLGAARSNFTEIINKVTYGGERITITKYGKDAAAIVSLDDLNLLEAIETQIDIKEALEALKEPGSTPWEQVKKDLNL
- a CDS encoding type II toxin-antitoxin system RelE/ParE family toxin; the encoded protein is MSYKIKLKPVAVKQLLKLEPRFQAQISRKIDALAEEPRPAGVEKLAEAERLYRIRSGNYRIIYQLNDDESLVLVVRIGDRKEIYKKLAVLID
- a CDS encoding sel1 repeat family protein, translating into MNWIRICVAFLFFAVGPPVYAGSYEDGVTAYDKGDYATAAREYRKAAEQGHADAQYILGVMYNFGKGVPENYTEAIKWYRKAAEQGHADAQHNVGIMYYLGLGVPQDDAKAIKWFRKAAVQGAASGQFFLGSMYASGKGVFKSDTEAIKWYRKAAEQGHTDAQYCLGYMYYHGQRVPQNYVQAHLWFNLAASQGHNHAKKGRDLVVVKMTPAQIAEAQELAQKWFKEHNN